A stretch of DNA from Lotus japonicus ecotype B-129 chromosome 4, LjGifu_v1.2:
AGAAATCGGAGAATGGCGAACCAGAAGCAGAGAAACTCGACATACCAAAAACAAAATCCAACGTAAAAGCAGAGGAACTCGACAAACCAGAAGCAGAGGAACTCACAGAGCTAGAAACATGGAGTCGTCAATAGAGGAAAGCAGAAGAAAAACGATGATGGTTCAGGCCGTTTCAAGTTATGAAAAGCAGAACCCTAAGTCCCTAACCTTGTAACTctcaaaacgacgtcgtttggGTTAAAAGCAAAGGAATTTTTTTCTTGTTCTAAACTCGTTGAACTCGTTTTGAACTCGCGATTTTACCCGATTTTAACGAGTTCACCCCGAGTTCACCCGGTTTTACCCTAAAACGAGTTTACACCCGTTTTAACTCGATTTCACCACCTGAACATGTAAAATCGTACGAGTTTACGATTTAAAACTCGATTTTGATAACCATGCAACCATCAACACAATTTAACAGTCgtgaattatattttatttaaaaaaattaagtagaCCTTCATTGGGTTACAATGCAATTATGAAGAATGTCCATGGATTATGGATCTCTGATGTCGCCTCTAGTTTTGGAGGAGGTAATGTGTTTCTTGCTGAGGTCCTAGCCGTAGAGCTGGGTTTGCGACATGCTTGGGTTCAAGGGTCCAGAGAGATCGTTTGTTAGTCTGATTGCAACAACCAACAGGTGCTTCAGGTTtgatgtttcgactttctggGCCAGAGCAACGGTGCTTGAGTTGGACTACCATGTTGACAGACGCCATATTCTCAAACAGAAAAACAATGTTGAGGCTTCTCGGCTATGTCAGCCTCGTCGTGTTTGGGTAGACTCTCCGTCATCTATTACGATGCTTCTTTGCTATGATGTGTTAGGCTAGTCTCTTTTTTTGTTTAGCTTTCCTCGTGTAAAAAGAACAATTTAAGTAATactaaaattcaaaaaattgacgaaaaaaaagacaaaaattCTAGAATCTTTTTATTGTTTAAAAGATAAAACGATGAGGAATATAAGCAGAAAAACCAAATTATTAGATAGAGTGATAGAAAggttttgtttcttcttcttcttcccctttcTGTTAAAAGCAGAGAGAATAGAGAAGAAGGtgagttgaagaagaagaataaaaatCAAATGGCTTCACCAACATCAAGGATCGCGTTCCGTATTGTGATGGTGTCACTATTGCTTCTCGTTCTCTTCTACATTGGTCGCCCTCTCTATTGGAAAATCTCCGCCACCGTCCACGATATCCGCAACAACAAGCAAACCGTCAGACAAGGTTCGTTCAATCTCCACTCTCTCTCTGTAAAGTTGGAACCTTTCTCCCTTCAATTTCTAATTTCGAAGTTACCCATTTCCTCTTTCGGTCTCTACAGGTCTCTCCCAGATCGTTTTGGAAGCTCAGAAATCGGTGGGTTGGTATCACGATGAGTCTGATTCTGGGGTTCGTGCTAAGAGCCGAAAGcttcttcttcataacgcttTTTCATCGGTTTTTGTTGGTTAGATGTTGTTATATGATCGGGGTGTTCTTTGTTCTTTGTTCTATTTCATGATTCTGTGATTTGCATATGTAGTTTTTGTCCTTTAGGACAAAGTAACAATTAGGTTAAAGGATCTTATGTTATTGACTTACAAAATGATCATAGCATTCTAGGTTTGGGAGTGTTTCTATTCTTGTCTATTTTTCTTGTGTTATATAGAAATACTTGTATTTTCTCAGTTGATACTCTATGAAGCAACAGACAGTTGATTATAATTTTATGCAACTTAAGAGTGACATTGAATGTGGGCTTTGTAATGAATCAGTGCAAAAGTGAATTTTGTCAGTTCTGTCATTGCACAGCTTGTATTCTCTTTGACTGTTCAGTTCAGTGTTCATCAAATTGACATCAGTTATTCACTGTCATTGATTTATTAGCTTCATGTGCGTTATGTATGCTCTTGAAGTATCGAAGAGCTGTTAGTTGAACCTAGGAGTTTAAATGTTAGGTGGAGGGTTGAACTTTTATAGTTGTTAGAGTTAGTAATGAGTCGTAGATCGAGACTTGTGATAATTTGAGAAGGGAAAGGTTGATACTCCTAATAGGAATAGGACTAAGATGGAAAGAAAATGTGTCCATGTCATAGAACAGTTATATATGTTTCTTTCTGTTTATGAGTTGGATTATCAGAGAGTTTTAGAAATAGTATATTCTTCCATTTTTGGTTTCTTCAGCTTCAGATCCCTGAAATTTTCCTATTAAGTATAGGGACCTTTCGTTAAGTGATGAGCGGTATGTCCAGCAAGTTAAGAGTTTTATTAATTGAGCAGTTTGATAGACGGGTCTAATAAATGTGAAAATTGTAGTTGCTCAAACCATAGTTTCTATGTTAATGGAGATCTGAGCTTCTGTCAGATATCACTGCATTTCTGGTTGTGGTGGCAAAGGGATATGTTTAAGCATCCAGTAAATTGGTTTGTGTTTTGGTCTTATGGCATTCCCCAGCCAATCAAATTCTTATCTTGTTTAGCATTCTGCTATGAACTTGTGAATGGTAGGTAGAGCTCATATGGCTTAAGAATGTCATCGGCTCATCGCAATTTGCAAGGGAGGGAAGATTCCATTCCTTATATTGTGTTGTGTAGTTGAAATAAACCAGGTTGCCTATATCCCTTCGAAGGAAACATTAGCTGACAATGACAATAGCTGAGTACTGATTGCTAAAGTTGCTGCAATTATATTATGTTACTTGAATAGTATCAATTGAATAACTTTTCAAACCTTGGTTCTATCCCACAAAGTAGACTCTCTTGTTGACGAACCATGCTTTGCTGTGTCGGTCTAGATGTGATAGGAGAGTGCTTGTTCAACCTTCAAGGATTGGAATAGATATTAATGATAGATTGCTCAACTTCCATGCTACCACAGAAGATATGAGCATGGAATTTGGCAGGTTACTATTTTTAGATGCAAACTGCCAATGTTCACATGTATATTTAAATTTTCGTTGAACTCAACTCCGATCCACGTTTGAATCAACATGTTAAAATCTTGTTTTTTTGTTGATGTGTTGTGATGTGTGTTCTTCCCGTTTGTGTGGCAAATTCTTTGATTCTTCACCTTTATGATTAAGGTAGGGATGGTAATAGtaagaataataaaagaaaacatTATTTAATATCAAGGGCTTTAAGTTCAAGCctgctttatttttttttaatgttaattaGATAATTTTCAGTTGAAGTCTGACCTCACACATTGCAACTCCGGAGGAGGTAGATGAGTTGTTTAAATTGGAGCGGCgaaattaattctttttttggtacaaagagaaaagaaaaactaaagatCAGCTCCTAAGCGTCAACAATCCAACATAATCTGAGAACAGAGAAAAAACTATCTGGTAGATATTGGGAGTTTATGGTCTTTTGTATTGTTTTTAGAGTTGTTTACTTCATGCAATCAGTTGGATGTATCAGCTTGAGTGAGCAAATTTGTGCTTAAGTTTCTTATTTATATGCATCATTGTATCGTTTTTTGAGATTTTATCCTCACGTGATGTAAGTGTCATAAgtcatttctttcgacgtttaaTTTAAGCATCTTTAACAAAGAAAAAGGTTGAAGCCGGCTTTTGATAGAAAACATTATTTGCACTCCCTTAAATAATTTCATAGTAACACATCATGTCAATGAATTATTTTGCaacattattttgtttttggtcaaCGAATGAATTGCAAGCGACTGTGTGGATTCAGAAATTTAGCGTTGTGGGCTTTTGCCCTCCAaattatcaacaaaaaaaaatagtgttgCCACTCGGCCcagtttcatttcattttccGTTCATTATTTGGACCTAGAAACTATAACAATCAAAGAGGAAAATAAGAAACCACAAGGGATGacacaagtggtgaatgtggATTTCCTTAAAGGGTTTCGTCTAGGCTTCTGCCCCGGGTTCGATCTcctctgagctaaaaaataatACCTTTGTAGccagggacatcactaccgtatcccgaaCCATATTAGTCATGTGGGGCCCCTTTTCCCCGTTGAGACCGGTGGCCAAAGGAAAAGAGGAAAATAAGATAGAAAATGAGACATAATgaagtttgatttaatttttttaaaaatgaattcaTCCATTAAGCAAAACCAAGAGACATTGAACTCATTACATCGATGCTGGAGTAAAGAGGCCGGTCGCGGAAGGACTTCATCAATCCAAATAGAGTcactacaagaaaaagaaaaacgagcCAAATAATCCACCATtgataaaaaagaaataaacaTATCGATAATCtttaatatcaatatcaatattaaGAATAATAAATCATTTTAAAAAGTTCTTATTGTAAATGTAATATAAAAGAATGTTATGTAAGGGAGTTTATAAATTTTTCCAAAAAATGTTACATTTTTACAAAGTAATTTTAGAGTAAACTAAATATTTAGAATAATCGCATATTAGaagtgaatatatatatatatatagatatatatatggagcataaataaataagaaattatAACATGTTTAAGATATTGTCAAACatgtttaaaatatttttctccAGGTAAAATTTGAATAAGAAATTCGGTTTCAAAAAAAAGGAATTCATTTTTTTAGAATCtagtaaataaattatttataacaAAATACTCCTATATTCTTAATTTATACATTAAGTAAATTCAAAAATTTTAAACTATGTTTTCCAAACGttctctttatttctttattcatTTAATATTGGAAATATTTATAAGAGGGTTGATATGAtcctcgaatgatagctcaagtgataagagttatgGAAGTAAGAGTTGAGTGTGATGAAGGGTGAAAGGTTCAATGTTCGAACCCTGAGAATgaataatttactaacattactaacaactaacatttaactatataaaaaaaaaagggatgGTAGTACTGTAGAGTGTAGAGCATAAATCATTACTCGATCTAATCCATTATCCACATGTTAAAAAGAATGATAGGAGATAGAATAGAAGAGGAGGACCACGCTTTATGGTTTTGGGGAATggcgatttttttttttgtcaaataaaaattattatttaagtgCTTGTGTGTGCATCTCGTGTTGGTTGATTAGTCAAAATCGGAAGAGCTATATTAGCAATAGCATATATAACAGTTAGATCTTCACGCTTTGCTAAAAGCATTGCTAATGGAGTGAACGTTCCAAGTTCCCATTGGTTTTAATTAATCTCTGTGTCCTTTTCCTCTCTTCTGCCCGGTCTAAAGTAAGGAAGGTCTTCATATATATATCCGCATGtgcttatatatatacatatttttcTAGCCGGTGTCGGCTACATGAATGAAACTGAGCAGCTAGTTATATATATTAAGAAGCTGCTGCAGATTCAATTATAATTAACATTGAATTGCAGTGGTTATTTGAGCTCAAACATTCTTTCAAGATGATACAACACAGCTGTGTTTCTACTTTGAGGAGGTGCTGGGTTTCTCTAGTACTAGTGTTGTTGATTGTAGCAGCAACTAATCTTGGAGGTGCTGCTGTGGTGGATGAGGCCAAGCTTCCTCGTCGGATTCTGATGGACACAGATGTTGATACAGATGATTTCTTTGCTCTGCTCTACCTTTTGAAGCTCAACAGATCTCAGTTTCAATTGGAGGTGAGTAACTACTGACACAACCAAATCAATGCTTGCTAGtttcctcttttctcctcttaTTTGTTGGCTTATGCTGAAactgagagaaaacaaagaaaaaatcggCAAAGAGAAAACACTCCAATTACAGCATAGTGCGTCTGTGACATACTGAGAAGATAAACATAAGTTCATAAGTTCATCCTTAGATATGATGAGCATCATAAAATCGATTATCCACCAATTGAAATTTTACTAAACACACTTAGAAACTTTAAAGTTAAATCCATAACTTTAGTAAATTATACAACCCAAACTGACTACACTATTTATTTATATGTCTATATGTAATTACTCCATGCTTGTTATTAATCATTTATGTACGGTCTATTTAATTGTTGAAGGTGAGATAGGCAATgacaaaatataaattaaatactcTCTCCATTATTTTTTATCTGTACACTTTAGGTGATGACACTTAGATTAAtagtataattaatttttttaaatgttagAAAAGTTGAGCATGTTTTTACTATTATATCCTTTAAACTGTGTTTTATCTCttcttatttattgttttaataagggtattagttgtaaaaacataatttaatgttttcttaaaatgttaaattgacagttaaataaaaacaaattattttttgtgGATAGATAAATAGAAACGAAGTGACTAGTTTACCTCCAAAGAGTTTGATCTTCCACATTTCCATTTTATTGGATTGCACATTGAAAAGAGTGAGATAAGATCTAGTTGACCCACAACAAAAGGGAAATACAGAGATATAGACAATTAGTTATGGGTCCCACAACATTTATGACTTGATCAATTGGAGGGAGTTGTGTCTTTTTTGTCGAGTTGTCTCAATCATCCTTGTTTAGatgatttaataatatttaatatatgttttattttgttttaactCATGAATCATGATAGTACTCagttcatatttatattttaattgtccacattttgtttctatttaactgtttatttataattttaagatAACACTATGTTTCATTTAATTTTACCTTAAATGGATTTCTAtgccttaaaccctaaaccctagtATTTCATACTTAGAgtgaaaatatttataaaagcaatattttaattttaattttatattaaactaAATCAGAAAAGGAGTGCTTAAGTTaattctttttatctcttttattaatatttatctCATATCAAACaacttaaataattaatttactttTTTCATCAAATTTTCTCTACCAAGTAAAGTTTCTCTCTTGCTCTTTTCTCATTTTGTCATAAACCAAACATAATGCTACTTCCTACCCCAAATTGTTGTTTTTCTAGTATATATTTGATACTTTTATGCGGATTAATTCAGGGTCGGCCCAACATCAAATGAGGCATAAATCGATTTTTAAAGTGATAATTTTTTATCTAAAAAATagtatttcttttttaaaattgggggtcttttttacttattaattttaattttgggggTCTTTTGTacttacttaaaaaaaattgaggccttttttacttagtaatttttttttaattttttaatacctAAAACTCTTGCTTGAGTAGCGTTACCCTTGGGCAGCCCTGGATTAATTTGAGTTTGGTTACTTTAGAAACTAAAATCAATTAATAAGTGAACACAACTACacatagggatggcaatggggcAAAAAAAAAACCCGAACCCGCGGGTACCCGCGGATAAAAATCCGTCACGGGTATAATAACCCGCGGGTTCGGGTACCCACGGGTTTGAAAAACGGATATTTTAAATATCCGTCCGAAAACGGGGTGGGGCGGATATCCGCGTACCCTATCCGTGGGTACCCGTTAGAGTAAAATTACATAAATGCCCTTACTATTTACTTAAgcccaaattaaaattttagggTTTCATTCTTCTCCATTCAAAGTCAATAttctataattattttttagtaaAATATAAGCAAAGTTTGGTGTATAATGGTGGTAATTAAGTTTCGATTTGAGAAGAATATTTATAATCTTGAATTGTTTTAATGAACTTGATATTTCAAActaattgaaattaattcatATTTATTTGC
This window harbors:
- the LOC130711887 gene encoding uncharacterized protein LOC130711887, whose translation is MASPTSRIAFRIVMVSLLLLVLFYIGRPLYWKISATVHDIRNNKQTVRQGLSQIVLEAQKSVGWYHDESDSGVRAKSRKLLLHNAFSSVFVG